A region of Streptomyces sp. NBC_01788 DNA encodes the following proteins:
- a CDS encoding pectate lyase family protein produces MCHARVIAMTVGCAALVLAVTGTTSAAAAPKAADPARQVLAAKDGWASYGTGTTGGGTADAAHTYTVTTWDGFKAALAAGGSAPKVIKVKGMVDADGPSCSAFEVPGYDFDAYLETYSPQAWGRDRNLDGEPDNSPEGLRRASAALQDKYIKANIPANTTIVGVGKDAGFKGASFQIKNVDNVIVRNLTLESPLDCFPQWDPTDTADGNWNSEYDSAVITGSTHVWMDHNTFTDGEHPNSTLPYYYGRIFEQHDGELDIVKGADYVTVSWNVFEDHDKTILIGNSDSASTAAIDRGHLKVTLHHNLFRNLVERAPRVRFGQVDSYNNHYVAEAGFGYSLGIGMESQLVAEHNAFTLARGVGAGQILKKWKDSPVTESHNYVNGRLTDLIAVHNAQVPDEILQRGGDWTPALRTRIDNPKALPGIVDHQAGAGRLR; encoded by the coding sequence ATGTGTCATGCGCGCGTCATCGCGATGACGGTGGGCTGCGCGGCGCTGGTACTGGCCGTCACCGGTACCACGTCCGCCGCCGCGGCCCCCAAGGCCGCCGACCCCGCCCGCCAGGTGCTCGCGGCCAAGGACGGCTGGGCCTCGTACGGCACCGGCACCACCGGCGGCGGCACGGCCGACGCGGCCCACACCTACACCGTCACCACCTGGGACGGCTTCAAGGCCGCGCTCGCCGCGGGCGGCAGTGCGCCCAAGGTCATCAAGGTCAAGGGCATGGTCGACGCCGACGGCCCGAGCTGCTCCGCCTTCGAGGTGCCCGGCTACGACTTCGACGCCTACCTGGAGACCTACTCGCCACAGGCCTGGGGGCGGGACCGGAACCTGGACGGTGAGCCCGACAACAGCCCCGAGGGCCTGCGCCGTGCCTCCGCCGCCCTCCAGGACAAGTACATCAAGGCGAACATCCCCGCCAACACCACCATCGTCGGCGTCGGCAAGGACGCCGGCTTCAAGGGCGCCAGCTTCCAGATCAAGAACGTGGACAACGTCATCGTCCGCAACCTCACCCTGGAGAGCCCGCTGGACTGCTTCCCGCAGTGGGACCCCACCGACACCGCCGACGGCAACTGGAACTCCGAGTACGACAGCGCGGTGATCACCGGCTCCACCCATGTGTGGATGGACCACAACACGTTCACCGACGGCGAGCACCCCAACAGCACCCTGCCGTACTACTACGGCCGGATCTTCGAGCAGCACGACGGCGAGCTGGACATCGTCAAGGGCGCCGACTACGTGACGGTCTCCTGGAACGTCTTCGAGGACCACGACAAGACCATCCTCATCGGCAACAGCGACAGCGCGTCCACCGCCGCGATCGACCGGGGCCACCTCAAGGTGACCCTGCATCACAACCTGTTCAGGAACCTGGTCGAGCGGGCCCCGCGCGTCCGCTTCGGGCAGGTCGACTCCTACAACAACCACTACGTGGCCGAGGCCGGCTTCGGCTACAGCCTCGGCATCGGCATGGAGTCCCAACTCGTCGCCGAGCACAACGCGTTCACGCTGGCACGGGGCGTCGGGGCGGGCCAGATCCTGAAGAAGTGGAAGGACTCGCCGGTCACCGAGTCCCACAACTACGTCAACGGCAGGCTCACCGACCTGATCGCCGTGCACAACGCCCAGGTGCCCGACGAGATCCTCCAGCGGGGCGGGGACTGGACCCCGGCCCTGCGCACCCGGATCGACAACCCGAAGGCGCTGCCCGGGATCGTCGACCACCAGGCGGGCGCCGGCCGCCTGCGCTGA
- a CDS encoding ABC transporter substrate-binding protein, with the protein MKINIRRSRRAAVAVVLGSALALTATACGDDGSGSGKSKGSEGSGKGEITFWDNNGGVRTDVWKQIIADFGKKYPDIKVNYVGIPAASAQSKFDTAIQGGGLPDVGGVGTAVLAEIAAQGALEPLDGRLAKSELNGKLSENVLGVSKAAGGGDTLYHVPTSVNNGTLWYRTDLFEKAGLDAPTTWGKFYEAADKLTNKGKNAFGFTIRGGEGSIAPALDAVYGQSGITSFWDGDKTTVNDPKNVTALEKYVALYKKDTPSADVNNDFTKMVAQWDSGTIGMLSHNLGSYQDHLNALGKDKFRGVPNPTLDDGTRVQVSNPVDGLGLFKASKNKAAAWKFIEFAASAAENSKFNESAGQVPTNVDAAKDAWIQQAEPTKLAAEALNGADTKIVQLPYYLPDWNTISKADNEPNFQKVLLGKMSAKQFLDTLADQLDKAQAEWKQNKG; encoded by the coding sequence ATGAAGATCAACATCCGTAGAAGCAGGCGCGCCGCCGTCGCCGTCGTCCTGGGTTCCGCGCTCGCGCTGACCGCCACCGCGTGCGGTGACGACGGCAGCGGCTCCGGGAAGAGCAAGGGTTCCGAGGGCTCCGGCAAGGGCGAGATCACCTTCTGGGACAACAACGGCGGTGTGCGCACCGACGTCTGGAAGCAGATCATCGCGGACTTCGGGAAGAAGTACCCGGACATCAAGGTCAACTACGTCGGCATCCCGGCCGCGAGCGCCCAGTCCAAGTTCGACACCGCCATCCAGGGCGGCGGTCTGCCGGACGTCGGCGGTGTGGGCACCGCGGTGCTCGCCGAGATCGCCGCCCAGGGCGCCCTCGAGCCGCTGGACGGCCGGCTGGCCAAGAGCGAGCTGAACGGCAAGCTCAGCGAGAACGTGCTCGGCGTCAGCAAGGCGGCGGGCGGCGGCGACACCCTGTACCACGTGCCGACCTCGGTGAACAACGGCACGCTGTGGTACCGCACCGACCTGTTCGAGAAGGCGGGCCTGGACGCGCCGACCACCTGGGGCAAGTTCTACGAGGCCGCGGACAAGCTCACGAACAAGGGCAAGAACGCGTTCGGCTTCACCATCCGCGGCGGCGAGGGGTCCATCGCGCCGGCCCTGGACGCGGTGTACGGGCAGTCCGGCATCACCTCGTTCTGGGACGGCGACAAGACCACCGTCAACGACCCCAAGAACGTGACGGCGCTGGAGAAGTACGTCGCGCTGTACAAGAAGGACACCCCGTCCGCCGACGTCAACAACGACTTCACCAAGATGGTCGCCCAGTGGGACAGCGGCACCATCGGCATGCTGAGCCACAACCTGGGCTCGTACCAGGACCATCTGAACGCCCTCGGCAAGGACAAGTTCCGCGGCGTCCCGAACCCCACGCTGGACGACGGCACCCGGGTGCAGGTGTCCAACCCGGTCGACGGCCTGGGCCTGTTCAAGGCGAGCAAGAACAAGGCGGCCGCCTGGAAGTTCATCGAGTTCGCCGCCTCGGCCGCGGAGAACTCCAAGTTCAACGAGTCCGCCGGGCAGGTGCCGACCAACGTCGACGCCGCCAAGGACGCCTGGATCCAGCAGGCCGAGCCGACGAAGCTGGCGGCCGAGGCGCTGAACGGGGCCGACACGAAGATCGTGCAGCTCCCGTACTACCTGCCCGACTGGAACACCATCTCCAAGGCCGACAACGAGCCGAACTTCCAGAAGGTGCTGCTCGGCAAGATGAGCGCCAAGCAGTTCCTGGACACGCTGGCCGACCAGCTCGACAAGGCGCAGGCCGAGTGGAAGCAGAACAAGGGCTGA
- a CDS encoding PmoA family protein — MTDSPVLRVAGRPVARCVTRPELPGRRSPRPYLHPVTTLAGTAVTELGPADHLHHLGVGVAVPDVEGHNFWGGRTFVRDRGPTELDNHGAQRHIGFPLREADRFTEELRWVAAGRELLHERRTVAATGLTATAWALDFTFALTNVTPRALSIGSPATNGRPGAAYGGFFWRARKEEQPPLVLTADGDGEAAAHGTRADWLALVGSTWTLVFAGATGATREDPWFVRAAEYPGVGSSLAAEQRLAIEPGGTVLRRVVTVVADGRLGRDEAGELAREAALSSPMPDEP, encoded by the coding sequence ATGACGGACTCCCCGGTCCTGCGCGTGGCGGGCCGCCCGGTCGCGCGCTGCGTCACCCGTCCCGAGCTGCCCGGCCGGCGCTCCCCGCGCCCGTATCTGCACCCCGTCACCACCCTGGCCGGCACGGCGGTCACCGAACTCGGCCCGGCCGATCACCTCCACCACCTCGGCGTCGGTGTCGCCGTTCCCGATGTCGAGGGGCACAACTTCTGGGGCGGGCGCACCTTCGTGCGCGACCGGGGCCCGACCGAGCTGGACAACCACGGCGCCCAGCGGCACATCGGCTTCCCGCTGCGCGAGGCCGACCGGTTCACGGAGGAGCTGCGCTGGGTGGCCGCGGGCCGCGAACTGCTGCACGAGCGCCGGACCGTCGCGGCCACCGGACTCACCGCCACCGCCTGGGCCCTGGACTTCACCTTCGCCCTCACCAACGTCACCCCGCGGGCGCTGTCGATCGGCAGCCCCGCCACCAACGGGCGCCCCGGCGCGGCGTACGGCGGCTTCTTCTGGCGGGCCCGCAAGGAGGAGCAGCCCCCGCTCGTGCTCACCGCCGACGGGGACGGCGAGGCGGCGGCCCACGGCACCCGCGCCGACTGGCTGGCCCTCGTCGGCAGCACCTGGACGCTGGTGTTCGCCGGCGCCACAGGCGCCACCCGCGAGGACCCCTGGTTCGTGCGGGCCGCGGAGTACCCGGGAGTCGGCTCGTCGCTGGCGGCGGAGCAACGGCTCGCGATCGAGCCGGGCGGGACGGTCCTGCGCCGGGTCGTCACCGTCGTCGCCGACGGACGGCTCGGCCGGGACGAGGCCGGGGAGCTGGCTCGCGAGGCGGCCCTGTCGTCCCCGATGCCCGACGAGCCGTAG